The genomic DNA CGCACCCCGGACCCCGGCCGACTGCATCCGCACGAGCACCCGCCCGCCGTCCTTGCGCAGCAGAGCGAACTCATGCACCTGACGCCCCGGCGCATCCATGGCGGCCATCAGCCGCCCCTGCACCTCGCCCACGTCCGCACTGCGCACCGCCCACCCGGCGAACCCGGGCCGCCCCACAGCCTCCTCGGCCGACCAGCCGAGAATCCGCTCCGCCTCACGGTTCCAGTGTGTGATCGTGCCGTCCGCGCCGAACGCACAGAGCGCCGCGTCCATCCCGTCGAGCAACGCCGCAAGCAGCTCCGACCCGGGGATCGGGTCGGGGCCGAGGGCATCAGTGGTCCCGCTGCTCGTGGAAGCGCTCATCCCGGACCCCCTGCAGGACGTGTCCGCCATTGCCGCACGTCAGACCATTGAACTCGAACGTGACCCAGCACACATCGACTTCCAGGAAATCCGCCCTGTCTCCGGCGCAGCATCCGGTCTGCCAACACGCCGAACGATCACACATTCGAGCATCACCGGAAAATCACGCATATGGGCGGTGAACGCCGGTCCCCCGGCCACTCCGAACCCGCCGACGCTCGACCACGAGGCGGGGGCCGGGACCGTGCGCGTGCCCCGGCAGGTCCAGGTCGTTACGGCAACCGGGCGCGGAAGCGCGGAAGCTACGCCCGCACCACCCCCGACCGGTACGGATTCCCCCGGCTCGCCCGCGCGCGTCAGAAGCGGCATCACGGCTTCGCCACCGGCGACCTCGTCCACGCCTCCGTATCCAAGGGCAAGTGGGCAGGCACTTGGACCGGACGCATCTCCGTCCGCGCCTCCGGGAAACACAGCCTCAGCACGCCGGTGGGACGCTGCACCGTGTCCCACCGGAACCTTCGACCACTGCAGCGTGCCGACGGATACGCGTACAGCTACCGGCAGGAAGTCACCGAATAAATGGGTTGAGACATTCGCCGACGGTTCCTAGGCTGCTGCCAGCGAAGAAAGGAGGTGTTCCGGAAGTGATTTCTTCTCGGACTCGTGAGGTGACTGCGGGCTGACGCCCGTCGTCGCGCTCTTGCAGTGCAGGCCGGTCGCCGGCCAATCCCAAGCAGTCACCGACCCGCGGGCTCGCCGGTAAGTCCGGCCGGCCCCTCCGTAAGGAGGGACCAGAGCCCGCGGGTTTCTGCGTGTGCGGGGCCGCCCGGTCACGGGGAGAGGCGCTCCACCCGCCAGTCGTCGCCCTCGCGTACGTATCGCAGCCGGTCGTGCAGCCGGTTCTCGTGGCCCTGCCAGAACTCGATGGTCTCCGGTACGACGCGGAAGCCGCCCCACTGCGGGGGGGCGGGGATGTGTTCGCCTTCGGGGTAGCGGGCCGCCAGCTCGTCGTACCGGTCGATGAGCTCCTGCCGGGAGCCGATCACGGCCGACTGTTCGCTCGCCCAGGCGCCCAGCTGCGAGCCGTGGGGGCGGGTGCGGAAATAGGCGACCGTCTCCTCGCGGGCGATGCGGGCCGCGGCGCCGGTGACGACGACCTGGCGGGCCAGCGGGTGCCAGGGGAAGAGCAGCGAGACGTACGGGTTGGCGTCCAGTTCGC from Streptomyces sp. NBC_01707 includes the following:
- the pdxH gene encoding pyridoxamine 5'-phosphate oxidase translates to MREQYRSEAFTEDTLAADPMHQFAHWFRQIAAGGMVYEPNAMVVSTATPDGRPSSRTVLLKKYDARGFVFFTNYNSRKGRELDANPYVSLLFPWHPLARQVVVTGAAARIAREETVAYFRTRPHGSQLGAWASEQSAVIGSRQELIDRYDELAARYPEGEHIPAPPQWGGFRVVPETIEFWQGHENRLHDRLRYVREGDDWRVERLSP